The genomic DNA TgctgatgacagatgtcattaagtgtcctaACCCTAACACAGTTCCTAAACTCTAATCTCAACCCAAAGACATATGAAAAAAATCTCAATATTGCATCAAAACTGACATAATTTACTAAACGACACTcattgacatccgtcataagccttCCTTCATATTCATGACAGATGTGCATGTGATTGGTCGACAGTTAGGGACCACTAAACGTAAGCTTTCCCCAAATTggcatgtaaaaaaataaaatgttaacttcAAGCCCTGATTTTACTGTAGAAAAATATCTAATAAACATCCATCATTTTTCTGTAACACAAATCAATGACAAATTTTCACTGTAAGGTTTGTGAgtttgctggagcctatcctcaCTAAAGGCAAGAGGAGTACAATTCATATGCTATAAACTGTACAAGCAAGATATCCAGGGCAAAAAAAGGGAAAGTGCTGGAGCACCCCCTTGACAGACATTTCTGCGCGTGCCTGTTTGGCGAGATGGCCAGAAGctgaagcagaaaaaaaacctcACATAAGCAGAGAGAACATTCGGAGTCCAAACTGGACGGCCAGAGCCTAGTTTCAAACCTCCGACCTCCGAACTATGAGTCTGATTTGCTAACCGCACAGCTACACACACCATGCTGCCATAAGCATGAAAGCCACAGACAGTGAGTACACTGAAATGGAAAAGACAATGTACCGTGGTAGTTCAAATGCATTTAATTATCACTATCTTCATTAACTTAGATGACCAAAGATTcattaaataatatttttcaaaGCCGTCAGAtttaattggattttttttttcagaacctgATGATATTTCATGCACCATTTGCTGGAAACCGTATGCTCCAAATTACGTACACATGATAGAACCTAAACTGTCGTAGATCGAAGACCTGGGCTTATTAGACATGCACGTGGCGTGGGAGTGACCCGCCTCTACACTGTCTTGTTGTCAGATTTTGGCTGTGGCGTTATGAGGCCGTGCAGGTGTCCTCCATGTAGTGTCCATCCGCTGGATTGCATATACTGCACTTGTTGAGCCTCGGAGCACAAGTATGAGTATATTTATGTTCGGGAGGAATTCAATGGCGCTGTGCGAGGGTTGACAGTGAGGGGGGGAAACACACTGCAACAGCTGTGAGTCAAATGCCACCAGGGCACGCAGGAAAGCCAAatgacacacacgcacaaaaacATGCACACGCAGACAAGAGCGCGCGCTAACACACACACTTCCTACTGCACACGCATACCAAACAGCTAGCCTAGCAGTGAGAGAGAGCCGGGGTACGTCACTACATTAGACCCAGAAAAGAGGGTGTCTCCCCCCGCCTCCTACCGACCCGACGCGCGCCCCCCTGCCACGGCGAGGGGAAAGCTGTCAACCGGGGCCTGCCCGGCGGGTTCGACCCCCCCGCCCCTCCTCCTCGTCCCTGCTCGATGAGAGAACTTGAACGCAGCACACTTTGCCCGAGAAAAAGTCGTCCATTTCGTGGGCCCTAGTTCAACTTCCATGTCCTTACAGCTCACTTACTCTGTTTGGAGAGGGAGCTGATGTTGACGGTGGTCTCCGTAATCCTCGCGGTAGTTTCGCACTTAACTGCTCCCGCCTTCCACCGCCGTCCGCCTCCTGTGTCCCGGCAGGGTCCCCGAGAGCGTCCCCCGTGCGCTAGAACGCGTGTCGTCCCGGGCAAAGGTTCGCCGGTGTGCCTGCGGTGCCGTGGCGTCCCTTTCTCTCTCTCAGCCTGCCTTCTACCCGATTCGCCTCTCGTTCGGCGGCCAAGCCAACATCCGGGACTCTCCGCGCTCCAGCCGGATCTACTTTTTGGCGTACGTGGACGCGCATGAAAGGTTTGGCTGCCCCCAAATTCTTCCAATCTGTTACAGCCCCTGCCGCTATGAAAACTAGTGCGTAATAAAGAAGGCGAGGAATCACATCTCGACAGTTGCACATGCATAATGAGAATATTACTAATTTTGCCgtgacattttgacacaaatcgaAAAATATGCAGGTTTTACCAAATATGGTATTACTCGTATGTAAcgtatgcatgtttaaaaaataaagacatactGCATCTTCAGGGTTTTTTCTCCATTATAGTATAGATGCTTTAAAATGTAGTACCAAATATTTTATTACTCATGTGGAACTACGTGAAGTGACTAAATACGTGCAATGTAATAAATGtaacaacatacagtggtatgaaaaagaatctgaaccttttggaatttctcatatttccgcataaaatcaccatcaaatgtgatctgatctttgtcaaaatcacacagaggaaaaaagtttttataaccaaaaccacccaaacatttacaggttttcatattttaattaggacagtatacaatgacagaagggtggaaaataagtaagtgagccatcgcatttaatattacgtgccccccccaccccacccccaccccggcagcaataacttcgaacagacgcttcctgtagctgtaaatcagtctggcacatctttGAGGACTAATCTTGACCCATTCTTCACTAcataactgctgtagttcagtcagattcctgggatgtctggcatgaattgctgtctttaggtcatgccacagcatctcaatggtgttcaagtctggacttagaCTTGGCcaatccagaatgtgtattttgttcttctgaaaccattctaaagttgatttacttcggtGTTTACttcttttggatcattgtcttattgCAGCAACCATCCTCTTTAGCTTCAACCGTCTGACAGATGCcctcagattttcctgcaaaacatcctgataaacttttgaattcattcttccattaataattgcaagttgtccaggccctgaggcagaaaaaaaaaaaaaaatcaaaatgctccctccaccatgcttcatagtggggatgaggtgttgatgttggtgagctgttccatttttcctccacacatgacattgtgtgttattcccaaacaattcaacttcggtttcatcagtccacaaaatattttgctaaaacgTCTCTGGAGTgtctaagtgcctttttgcgaacattaaacgagcaacaatgggtTTTTTTAGTTATCTGTGGCTTCCTCtgaggagtcctcccatgaacaccattcatgGCCATAGTTCTACTTATAGttcatgtgtgcacagagatattggactgtgccagtgatttctgtaagtctttagcagacactctcgggttcttttttacctgtctgagtattctgcgctaaactcttggcatcatctttggttgacggacactccttgggagagaagcaacattgccaaactctctccatttgtagacaacttctctgactgtcgattgatgaacatccagacttttagagatggatttgtatcctttctcatctttatacaaatcaacaatccttgatcgcaggtcttcagacagctcttttgactgagccataatgcacatccgacaatgcttctcatcaagacaattcttaccaggtgtgtgttttatagtgggcagggcagctttagtgattgggcacacacctaacttaaattgttcggtaaaaattgttttcaattgctctttaagtctccttagacagagggttcacttacttactttcccccttttgtcattgttttcatgctatcctgattaaaatatgaaaacctataaatgtttgggaggttttagttaaagaagacactgtttttatatctgtgtcattttgacaaagattagatcacatttgatggtgattttatgcaaaaatgttagaaattccaaaaggttcagatactttttcatacccctGTATTCTATTACTTCAATAAGACTGGCAAGTTATTAGTTTGACATACTACATTGTATACattctgtatatatattttcattcattcattactaTTAGCTTAAAAATGTTATGGACTAATTATTCATATACACAATAATTAAATGAGTATACATTTTATATTCATTTGAATATTTTCACTACTTTTAATTGTGAACTATCAGTTTCACATATCAGCTTATACAGTATGCTGTACTGTGTCTGTGCTATGTGTACATAAACTGTgccaaaataactatcaaaaatATGTTATACATATGTTTTCATGACTGTTTATAATGTATACATTATGTGAATATGAATTTAGTTAGGTGTGTGTCACAAACCTACATTAGTGTTGTCCTTATTTGATACTCAGTATTGATATCAGCACCCGATACGGCTATTTTTGGATCGGACACTGCTTCTCTTTAGAGACCAATGATAGTAACAGAACATTAGAACAAAATCTAATATTTGCAAATAGGGCATTTCTCCGTGAGGTGCCAGCAGGGCTcactttaatacaaaaaaaaaaaaaaaaaaaaaaacattattcaacAAAGTTATCGCCAAAAGCTTTTTTCTTGATCAGTTGACTGTCATTTACTTCTTATGTACGATTTAGTTTTAGCTTTGAGTTTAAAATATTTaggatttacatgtttattattttatgttttttttttttttttttttttttaataacctgGCTGGCAGAAAAAGTTTGTTGCAATAAAGTTCATTAACCAAATCAAGCTCATTTATACGTAGCCCCTTACAAAAACCTGAGCGGTCCTCAAAGTTCTTTATAACAaagcaaaatacagtacatgctaAATAAGAGGAAGGAAAGcactataaaataaaattgagggggtaaaaaaaatctgtcgcGCTATAAATCATtacaacaaataaaacaaaataaaaacgatAAAATACGAACACATTGAAACCGTAAAAACCAGGCTACCTGACTCAGGAAAAAGTGGCTCTTTAACCAATATTTAAAAAGACCTAGATTAGTGATGGTGCGGATGTTAGGAGCCAGGCTATTCCAAAACCTGGGACCAACAAAGAGTGAGAAAGGCTGATGTAAGTAGTGCGCCCTATTAAGCAATACAACGGCGTCCTCTGTTGGTCAATAAAAGGTAGCGCTAAGACTTCGTTTTGCAATCTACAAACTTGATTAATTATGAGTTATGGCATGACATGATGATAATCttgcatacatttttttctttatttacaaAAAGACTTTTAAAAATGCTGTTTAGCGCAAATAACTAATTGTTGAGGCGCAGTAGTACCATAGATATCCATGTAAGGCGCTGACGAATCGATTGTATGTTCTCTCACAAAGCGGGTAGAAGAAGAAAAACGCCCCTCTTCCTTCAGGAAGTGCCGAAATTGAGCGTCTGTTCATATTTTTGCGAATGTGTTAGTCAATTTTCACGGTCATCGCATCTCTGCGTCCAAAGTAAGCCTTCACAATTTGCTTTCAATTTTCTTAATAATCAAATGGGGTTTTTTCTCACGACACGGATACATGAGAAAATAGCTATAAACTTTTGTTGTGACACAGATGTAGGTTTTGTTATTACTCTACTAGTCACTGGGcagcaatgaaaaatgaaagtgATGGGAAAAGTTTATCACAACGAAAATGAAAGGATTTCTTTTCTGTAAGGATTTAATTTCGCGTAGATTCATTGTGGCGTCTTTCCTCATCATGTTATTTGCCTCTTACCTATTCAGATTAGTGATTAACTGCATGTTGAACAATATCATTATGACTCATTTGAATTACTGTAACGTAAAACTGCCAAAAGAAAGAAATTTGTTCTAATCATTAACggaatattgattttttttattaacgctGCACCCAGTGGCAACATAAGACTATGGGTGGGGAGTTATTGGGTTCAAGATATCTTTGTATGTACATATCTCTTTTCAGTTTTAACAAGGGGAAATGTTGCAAGTATCTCCCTGGAATTATTAATTTATATTATGGTTTAGATATCTCAAACTGGAGAGACCTACGTTTTATTTTAAGCAGGATACACGTGCAAACGATTTTGAAGATTATTGCCTGTGGTTGTAAAAAACGAAGTCCCTAAAAGGACCTTAAAATGGCTTTTCGAAATCGTTCGGACCTAAAGATAACAATTGTTAGCAtttactatatatatttttttcatttggatTTGATTTCAGGCTCTTACCattaaaataatttgagtgaTACCAGCTATCACACTATTTttccaaaagaaaaatgttttttaaactatCCTATTTGTTATATCCTAACAAATTCCATACAGCAAATTAGTATGAATAAAATCAAGTTTTAGTTTccctgccaaaaaaaaaaaaaaaaaatttttaaacatttttagcaCACTATTACTTTCAATtaacacttttttaaattaataaacaaTGCATGAATTTTTCAAATCATGATCAAGTTAACAATTGTAATAACCTTTTTATTTAGTAATGGAACAATAAAACCATATTTGGTCTGAATTAATCATTAATAACCTAAATTAATCATTAATGATAGTACCAGGCAACTGCATGAAACACCCTTTGCCCAACCCTGGTCTTTAGTGACTTTGCTGTCTGTCCCATTGCATTGCCATCTTCATCTCAGCAGGCTATGGCAGAACCCAGAGTGCCTTCCATCGACGGCAAGTTGGCCGAAGAGTTCGCCGCACCCTCGCACATAGACGAGGTCCGCGATAAGATGGCCGCCTTTGCCCGGCTCCACGCAGAGGCAGGTCGCCGTGTAGTCCTCATCACATCTGGTGGCACCAAAGTCCCACTGGAGTCGCGCACCGTTCGCTTCCTGGACAATTTCAGCAGCGGCAGGAGGGGGGCGCAGTCCGCCGAATGTTTCCTAGATGCCGGCTACGCTGTCGTCTTCCTGCACAGGCATCGCTCGCTCTACCCGTACGCTCGCATGTTCTCCTCAGTCAACATGTTGGACGCCCTGCAGTTCTCGGGCGGGGATCAGGAACCGGATCGCGTAGTAGTTAACCCGCAAGTGCTCCCCGATGTGGCTAAAGTGCTGAAGAAATACCAAGAAGTTACAGCGTCTAAACTTttgcttcctgttgag from Corythoichthys intestinalis isolate RoL2023-P3 chromosome 9, ASM3026506v1, whole genome shotgun sequence includes the following:
- the ppcs gene encoding phosphopantothenate--cysteine ligase isoform X2, whose translation is MAEPRVPSIDGKLAEEFAAPSHIDEVRDKMAAFARLHAEAGRRVVLITSGGTKVPLESRTVRFLDNFSSGRRGAQSAECFLDAGYAVVFLHRHRSLYPYARMFSSVNMLDALQFSGGDQEPDRVVVNPQVLPDVAKVLKKYQEVTASKLLLPVEFSTLSEYLHLLKASAQALNAIGFKAMFYLAAAVSDFYIPASDMPEHKIQSSNGPLQFEDGSQNLVSTGEGLGAAGLRHILQTGDRHRHPSGQSSESFGHVQAPGSGGQRAGFEAGPRSGGDTYQPA